GGAACATTCGGCACTCAGAATTGTGAATGTGTTCATGGGAAGCGCGCTCGATCCTGAGGAAGGGGATGCGCCGGGTATCAGTGGCAAAACTTTGCTAGCACAGAATGCTTGAGATGAATGTTCAAGAACTGATTGTTTGGATCAAGGAATTATTTGTTATCGGCGGGGCCGTGATGTTTCCGCTGGTGCTTTGTACCTTGTTGCTTTGGTATGGCGTTGGGTATCGATTCTGGGTCATGAAAGATCCCAAGTGGATGGGGGTGCGGGATATGGTGAAGTTTTATCAACAGCATCACGAAAAACCAGCCAGAAATATCGTGGCCAAAGCGATCAAGCAAGGGATTGATTTGCAGCAGCAACGCGTCAGAAACCTGCGGCGCCATCTGGATGCGGCTTTTTATGACTATGAGCGGGAACTGGGCAAATTTGCTTCGCTTACGCGAGTCGTCGTCCTTGTCGCTCCGTTACTGGGCTTATTGGGAACCGTGACGGGAATGATTGAAACCTTCCAATCGCTGTCGACCATGACGTTGCATTCCCAGTCGGGCGGCATTGCGGGCGGGATTGCGGAAGCCTTGTTCACCACCCAGATGGGATTGACCGTAGCGGTTCCCGGCGTATTAGCCAATAGCATTTTGAATCGGCGTCAACAGCAAATTGAACAGGATCTTTCTCAGGTCAAGGATTTGCTGTGTCACCAAACATCCACCACACATGGGAAAGCATGAAATGAGAAACAACGAACCGGCGGAAGCCGAAGCCGTGATCGATATGACGCCAATGATTGATATGGTGTTCATATTGCTGATTTTCTTCATGGTGACAGCGACTTTTGTCAAAGATATGAAACTGGAACTGGAGCGGCCCAAAGCGAGCAGTTCGGTAGTGGCATCCAGCAAGGCGATTCGCCTGTTCATCGATCGCAATGGTGACACCTTTTTGGATGGCGAACCGATCCGTGTGTGGCTGATACAAAGCAAGCTGCGGGATTTGCTGAACACGGCCTCCAGCAAAGTGGTTTTAGTGGTGACGGATGACGGTGTGCCGGCGGGAAAACTGGTTGAGGTGGTAGATCAAGCACGCTTGGCGGGTGCCGAGAGCGTGGGCGTGGCAACTAAAAAAGAAGCAGGATAAGGAGGGCAAATGGAAACGATGAAATTGAAACAACACTTGGCAGGGCTGGTATCCATGCTGTTTGGATTGATACTGGTTTTCGGTTTGATATTCTGGATGAATCATTATGCGGGAGAGACCGAAAAGAAATCCGCCCAGGAAGTGACCGATATCGCCATGGTTCGGGAAATAAAACCGGAGCCGAAAAAAGAAATCAAGAAATCAGAGCCTAAGAAGCTCTCCAAGCCTACAGCGCCCGCACCCTTTAAGGGATTTGATTCCGCCCTCTCCGGGATCGATATGGGATCGCTAGGTCTGGATGATGGGCAAGGCAGAGGTTTGGACGACGGTTTACTCGGTAAAACCGGCAACGTTGTCATGACCGCCGATCTGGTCGATGTGCCGCCCAAACCGGTGGCGCGCGGCTCTTTCAAATATCCGCCGGCAGCGAAAAAGAACGGCATAAAAGGCTATGTCGTTTTGTCTGTGCTGGTTGAAACCGATGGCTCGGTCAATCAGGTGCAAGTGCTCGAATCCAGTCCGTCGGGCATGTTTGATTCAGCTGCGTTGCAGGGCATACGCGCGTGGCACTTTGAACCGGCCAAATACAAAGGCGAAACGGTTCGTGTCTGGGCCAAGCAAAAAATCCGCTTCGATCTATCTTGATGTTTGCGATGAACAATCGATCGAACTGGCCGCTGCATTTTCTTGTTTACGTGGCTATCGCGCTGAGCTGTTACGTGCATTCCGTCCAGGCGGCGGAGAAAAAAGCGCCACCGGCCGACTTTATCGAACTGGCCGCCGTCATGTTAAAAGACGGCCATCACGACCGCGCGTTAATGGCGCTGCAAAGTGTTGACCTGGGAAACAAGAAAACCGATCTGGCCCGTTTCTATACGCTGCAAGGCCTGGCCTATTTGGGATTGAACGATCTCGGCGCGGCTAAGGACAGTTTGCAGCAAGCCGTCAAAAACGGCCAGCAAGATCCGTCGATTTTTATCTATCTGGCGCAAGTCTATTTCGGCCTCAAGGATTACAAAAAAACCATCGATGCGATCGGCAAGGCCGGGAGTCAGGTCAATAAGGATGCTGCATTGATCAGTTTAAAAGCGGAATCCTATTGGCATCTGCAAGACACCGAAGCGGCTATCCATGCGCTGAACGACGGGCAGCGGGTCTTTCCGGCCGATTTACGTTTTCTCAAGCGCAAAGTTTTTTATTTTGTCGAGCTGGGGCTTTATCAGGAAGCCGTCAAGCTGGGCAGAGACTATCTGAAGCGATCCAACGCCGGCGCTGCCGATTATGTCGCGTTTGGCAATGCATTACGGCTGAGTCGCGAGTACCAGGAAGCGATCAACATTCTGGAAATCGCGCGCCTGCAATTTCCGCAGGACGAGATGGTTGCAAAGCTGCTGGCACATACCTATCTGGATCATGGAAAACTGAATTCCGCGGCATTCATCCTGGAACAAGCGGCGTTGCTGAATCCGCAACTGCAAGCGGAAGCGGCGGAAGTTTACCGGCGCGCCGGGCGGTTTCATAAGGCCTTGACCTTGAATGAAAGCATTGGCGACCAGAAAGTTAAATTCAAGCAACGGTTGTCCATTCTGCTGGCATTGAAACAGTTCGAGCGCGCGGCCAATATGGAATCGAGTTTGTACCGCACCGGTTTGCTGGAGGATCAGGATGTCCGCTACGCGCTGGCTTATGCGTTATTTTCCAGCCGCCGCTTTGCCGAAGCCAATAAGCATCTGGATCACCTGAAGAATGCCGAATTGTTCAGAAAAGGCACCGAGCTGCGCCGTTTGATGGAAATTTGCAAAACCGAGCCATGGCAATGTACGTAATGCAATCGCTGGCAACGCTGGAATCATTCCGC
The DNA window shown above is from Nitrosomonas sp. Is35 and carries:
- a CDS encoding ExbD/TolR family protein, encoding MRNNEPAEAEAVIDMTPMIDMVFILLIFFMVTATFVKDMKLELERPKASSSVVASSKAIRLFIDRNGDTFLDGEPIRVWLIQSKLRDLLNTASSKVVLVVTDDGVPAGKLVEVVDQARLAGAESVGVATKKEAG
- a CDS encoding MotA/TolQ/ExbB proton channel family protein translates to MNVQELIVWIKELFVIGGAVMFPLVLCTLLLWYGVGYRFWVMKDPKWMGVRDMVKFYQQHHEKPARNIVAKAIKQGIDLQQQRVRNLRRHLDAAFYDYERELGKFASLTRVVVLVAPLLGLLGTVTGMIETFQSLSTMTLHSQSGGIAGGIAEALFTTQMGLTVAVPGVLANSILNRRQQQIEQDLSQVKDLLCHQTSTTHGKA
- a CDS encoding tetratricopeptide repeat protein, which codes for MNNRSNWPLHFLVYVAIALSCYVHSVQAAEKKAPPADFIELAAVMLKDGHHDRALMALQSVDLGNKKTDLARFYTLQGLAYLGLNDLGAAKDSLQQAVKNGQQDPSIFIYLAQVYFGLKDYKKTIDAIGKAGSQVNKDAALISLKAESYWHLQDTEAAIHALNDGQRVFPADLRFLKRKVFYFVELGLYQEAVKLGRDYLKRSNAGAADYVAFGNALRLSREYQEAINILEIARLQFPQDEMVAKLLAHTYLDHGKLNSAAFILEQAALLNPQLQAEAAEVYRRAGRFHKALTLNESIGDQKVKFKQRLSILLALKQFERAANMESSLYRTGLLEDQDVRYALAYALFSSRRFAEANKHLDHLKNAELFRKGTELRRLMEICKTEPWQCT
- a CDS encoding energy transducer TonB, producing the protein METMKLKQHLAGLVSMLFGLILVFGLIFWMNHYAGETEKKSAQEVTDIAMVREIKPEPKKEIKKSEPKKLSKPTAPAPFKGFDSALSGIDMGSLGLDDGQGRGLDDGLLGKTGNVVMTADLVDVPPKPVARGSFKYPPAAKKNGIKGYVVLSVLVETDGSVNQVQVLESSPSGMFDSAALQGIRAWHFEPAKYKGETVRVWAKQKIRFDLS